The following proteins are co-located in the Marinomonas profundi genome:
- the murC gene encoding UDP-N-acetylmuramate--L-alanine ligase: protein MIDNKAQYDIPTMRRIQNIHFIGIGGVGMCGIAEVLHNQGYQVSGSDLKSSSTTERLEELGIKIYLGHLEENVYDAHVIVVSTAINEQNPEIIWGKENRIPIVRRAEMLAELMRYRHGIAVAGTHGKTTTTSLMASILAATGEAPTFVIGGRLTSAGANAQLGSSAYLVAEADESDASFLHLQPQTVIVTNIDADHMDTYDGDFEKVKHTFVEFVHNLPFYGLAVMCVDDENVREILPLLSRPILTYGIDQEADFYATEIVQTGRYCEFLAHRPEGEPLKIRLPMPGRHNVLNALATIAVATDLGVDATAIQAGLMGFEGVGRRFQEQKPLVLPNGSNVMFVDDYGHHPSEVLATVKAIRAGWPEKRLVMVYQPHRYTRTRDLYEDFVRVLSQVDVLLLLDVYSAGETPINGADSRSLCGSIRQRGNVDPIHVGSEADLRSILSNVLREGDLFITQGAGDIAAVSKNLSLSGI, encoded by the coding sequence ATGATTGATAATAAAGCTCAGTACGATATTCCGACCATGCGTCGCATCCAAAATATTCATTTTATTGGTATTGGCGGTGTCGGCATGTGCGGTATTGCTGAAGTGTTGCACAACCAAGGTTATCAGGTGTCTGGTTCAGATCTTAAGTCGTCATCGACGACAGAGCGCTTAGAAGAATTGGGTATTAAAATCTATCTTGGGCATTTAGAAGAAAACGTTTATGACGCTCATGTGATTGTGGTGTCTACCGCGATAAACGAACAAAACCCAGAAATTATTTGGGGTAAAGAGAATCGCATTCCGATTGTTCGACGAGCAGAAATGTTGGCGGAGTTGATGCGTTACCGACATGGTATTGCGGTTGCTGGTACTCATGGCAAAACGACAACGACCAGCTTGATGGCGTCTATATTGGCGGCGACAGGTGAAGCGCCAACGTTTGTCATTGGTGGACGTTTAACCAGCGCAGGTGCCAATGCGCAGCTGGGCAGCAGCGCTTATTTGGTTGCTGAGGCGGATGAAAGTGATGCGTCTTTTTTACATCTGCAACCACAGACTGTGATTGTCACCAATATTGATGCGGATCATATGGATACTTATGATGGCGATTTTGAGAAGGTAAAACATACTTTTGTGGAGTTTGTGCACAACTTGCCTTTTTACGGTTTGGCGGTGATGTGTGTTGATGATGAAAACGTTCGAGAAATTTTGCCCTTGTTGAGTCGCCCTATTTTGACTTATGGCATAGATCAAGAAGCGGATTTTTACGCGACAGAGATAGTGCAAACGGGTCGTTATTGTGAGTTTTTAGCGCACCGTCCAGAAGGCGAACCATTGAAAATTCGTTTGCCGATGCCGGGCCGTCATAATGTGCTTAATGCGCTTGCAACTATCGCGGTGGCAACCGATTTAGGGGTTGATGCGACGGCTATTCAAGCGGGTTTAATGGGGTTTGAAGGCGTGGGGCGTCGTTTCCAAGAGCAAAAGCCTTTGGTACTTCCTAATGGCTCGAACGTCATGTTTGTTGATGACTATGGGCATCACCCCAGTGAAGTTCTGGCTACCGTTAAAGCCATTCGTGCTGGTTGGCCTGAGAAGCGATTGGTGATGGTTTATCAGCCACATCGCTATACTCGAACTCGTGACCTTTATGAAGATTTTGTGCGGGTTTTGTCTCAAGTCGATGTGTTGTTGTTGTTGGATGTCTACTCAGCAGGCGAGACACCAATTAATGGCGCAGATAGTCGCTCTTTGTGTGGCAGTATTCGTCAGCGCGGTAATGTGGATCCTATTCATGTTGGTAGTGAGGCGGACTTGCGCTCTATTTTGAGCAATGTTTTACGCGAAGGGGATTTGTTTATTACGCAAGGGGCGGGGGATATTGCTGCCGTGTCTAAAAATTTATCGTTGAGCGGGATTTGA
- a CDS encoding D-alanine--D-alanine ligase: protein MTNTLKESVIAVIYGGRSAEREVSLQSGPLVAQGLRSKGYQVVELDLYGPEAKLDPIVQLQSIAFDFAFIALHGGEGEDGRVQALLEMFNKPYTGSSPLACGLAMDKVLTKRFWHGIGIPTPAYLSFVGQADADIIEDKMLYPMIVKPSREGSTIGINKAANRAELDEALAQALEYDSDILVEAFVNGPEFTVTIIDDVAFPAIGLKPAPEHKLYDYEAKYIADDTQYLLPCGLNEDDENELQMLALDAYRSLGCSGWGRVDIMRDQEGVFWVLEVNTAPGMTSHSLVPMAAKYVGIDYASLVENIAQNAWKKVGRD from the coding sequence ATGACCAATACATTAAAAGAGTCTGTCATCGCGGTGATTTATGGTGGCCGCTCCGCAGAGCGTGAGGTGTCATTACAGAGTGGTCCTTTGGTGGCGCAGGGGCTTCGCTCTAAAGGCTATCAGGTTGTTGAGCTTGATCTTTATGGCCCTGAGGCGAAGTTGGATCCTATTGTTCAGCTGCAATCTATAGCCTTTGATTTTGCTTTTATTGCTCTGCATGGCGGTGAAGGTGAAGACGGCCGAGTTCAGGCTTTGTTGGAGATGTTTAATAAGCCTTACACTGGCAGTTCACCTTTAGCGTGTGGTTTGGCAATGGATAAGGTGCTAACCAAACGCTTTTGGCATGGTATTGGAATTCCAACGCCAGCGTATTTGTCGTTTGTTGGTCAGGCTGATGCCGATATTATTGAAGATAAAATGTTGTACCCGATGATTGTAAAGCCGTCGAGAGAAGGGTCGACGATTGGCATTAATAAGGCGGCTAACCGGGCCGAACTTGATGAAGCGCTTGCACAAGCCCTTGAATATGACTCTGATATTTTGGTTGAAGCGTTTGTTAATGGTCCGGAATTTACGGTGACTATTATCGATGATGTGGCTTTTCCTGCGATTGGTCTAAAGCCAGCGCCAGAGCATAAATTGTATGACTATGAGGCAAAGTATATAGCGGATGATACTCAATATTTGCTGCCGTGCGGCCTGAATGAAGACGATGAAAATGAGCTGCAGATGTTGGCGTTGGATGCGTATCGGTCATTAGGTTGTTCTGGTTGGGGGCGTGTCGATATTATGCGCGATCAAGAAGGTGTTTTTTGGGTGTTAGAGGTGAATACGGCGCCGGGGATGACATCGCACAGTTTGGTGCCTATGGCGGCCAAGTATGTTGGGATTGATTATGCCTCGCTGGTTGAGAATATTGCGCAAAATGCTTGGAAAAAAGTTGGGCGTGATTGA
- a CDS encoding cell division protein FtsQ/DivIB — translation MRIAALIGAILLILVAAFQGNDSPDTWFAIEKITIKGDLKYVTQDELQSDFSSLLGRSLLSVPLPEALEIVLSSEWVISAEIRKVWPNTLQILVSEHTPLAYWGDGQLISTSSEVIAPKNVPDLPLTHLYGPEDSSGVVLEQFGLMSQVLASTSLRVASLTLEPRGAWSVVFANGIMVKLGREDVLERLQRFIAVYKSDLSGRIDQIVSIDARYPHGVAVGWKQNK, via the coding sequence ATGAGAATAGCGGCGCTAATAGGGGCAATTTTATTGATACTGGTTGCCGCTTTTCAGGGGAATGATTCTCCCGATACTTGGTTTGCTATTGAGAAAATTACAATTAAAGGTGATTTGAAATACGTGACCCAGGATGAGTTGCAGTCTGACTTCTCGTCGCTACTCGGGCGCAGTCTTTTGAGTGTGCCTTTGCCGGAGGCTTTGGAGATTGTTTTGTCATCGGAATGGGTGATAAGTGCAGAGATTCGTAAAGTTTGGCCAAACACTTTGCAGATACTTGTTTCTGAACACACACCTCTCGCATACTGGGGGGATGGGCAATTAATTTCCACCTCGTCAGAGGTGATTGCCCCCAAAAATGTCCCTGATTTGCCGCTTACGCATTTGTATGGTCCTGAAGACTCAAGTGGCGTAGTGCTTGAGCAGTTTGGTTTGATGAGTCAGGTGCTTGCTTCAACCTCTTTACGGGTCGCTTCTTTGACTCTTGAGCCAAGAGGAGCCTGGAGCGTGGTTTTTGCCAATGGAATCATGGTAAAGCTGGGAAGAGAGGATGTCTTAGAGAGGTTGCAGCGGTTTATAGCGGTGTATAAAAGCGATTTATCGGGTAGAATAGATCAAATTGTATCAATAGATGCTCGTTACCCTCATGGGGTGGCGGTGGGTTGGAAACAAAATAAATGA
- the ftsA gene encoding cell division protein FtsA has protein sequence MIVGLDVGTSKVICLVGEVLADGSLEIVGIGSHSSKGMKRGVVINIESTVQSIQRAVEEAELMAGCNIHSVYVSVAGSHIRSLNSHGIVAVKDGEVQKEDIDRVIDAAQAVPISSDQRVLHILPQEYHIDSQEGIKDPLGMSGVRLEANVHLITGAVNAVMNVEKCIKRCGLGVDGVILSQLASSESSLSEDEKDLGVCLIDIGAGTSDIAVWLDGALHHTAVVPVAGDQVTNDISMALRTPTQHAEEIKVKYACAMSSMASAEQVLQVPSVGDRQPRSITRHALTEVVEARYEEIYKLILDELRRSGYAERIPAGIVITGGTSLMEGAAELAEKVFQMPVRLSFPDSTKGMSDIVDNPIYSTSVGLLAYGGKEAEVPETSKRIMSKAQTKREASVLAAKETGSSFSTAKAWQKFKHWFQNYI, from the coding sequence ATGATAGTCGGTTTGGATGTAGGCACATCGAAAGTTATCTGTTTGGTCGGAGAAGTTCTGGCCGATGGTAGTTTGGAAATTGTCGGTATTGGCTCTCATAGTTCAAAGGGCATGAAGCGTGGTGTCGTTATCAATATTGAGTCTACGGTGCAGTCTATTCAGCGAGCGGTTGAAGAAGCTGAACTGATGGCGGGTTGTAATATACATTCAGTGTATGTGAGCGTTGCTGGTAGTCATATACGCAGTCTAAATTCCCATGGCATTGTTGCTGTAAAAGATGGCGAAGTGCAGAAAGAAGACATAGATCGCGTGATTGATGCGGCACAAGCTGTGCCTATTTCTTCCGATCAGCGAGTGCTGCACATATTGCCTCAGGAATACCATATTGACTCTCAAGAAGGGATAAAAGATCCGCTGGGGATGTCTGGGGTTCGTCTTGAGGCTAATGTGCATTTGATTACTGGCGCTGTGAATGCGGTAATGAACGTCGAGAAGTGTATTAAACGCTGCGGTTTGGGCGTTGATGGCGTTATCTTGTCGCAACTCGCATCAAGTGAATCTTCACTGAGTGAGGATGAAAAAGATTTAGGTGTGTGTTTGATCGATATTGGCGCGGGAACGTCTGATATCGCCGTATGGCTAGATGGCGCACTGCATCATACTGCTGTGGTGCCTGTGGCGGGAGATCAAGTCACCAATGATATTTCAATGGCATTGCGTACGCCGACGCAACACGCAGAAGAAATTAAAGTAAAATATGCCTGTGCTATGTCTTCTATGGCATCGGCTGAGCAAGTTTTACAAGTGCCTAGTGTTGGTGATCGTCAACCGAGATCCATTACTCGTCATGCGTTGACGGAGGTTGTTGAGGCCCGATATGAAGAAATTTACAAATTAATTTTGGATGAATTAAGGCGTAGTGGTTACGCGGAGCGGATCCCTGCAGGCATTGTAATTACTGGGGGGACCTCGCTTATGGAAGGGGCGGCTGAGTTGGCAGAAAAGGTATTTCAGATGCCGGTTCGATTATCTTTTCCAGATAGTACTAAAGGAATGTCTGACATTGTCGATAACCCTATATATTCAACGAGTGTTGGATTATTGGCTTATGGGGGGAAAGAGGCGGAAGTCCCTGAAACCTCAAAACGGATAATGTCTAAGGCGCAAACTAAACGAGAAGCATCGGTTTTAGCAGCTAAAGAAACTGGGTCATCTTTCAGTACAGCGAAGGCGTGGCAGAAATTTAAACACTGGTTTCAAAATTATATTTAG
- the ftsZ gene encoding cell division protein FtsZ, producing MNVFDLAEDNLSDNAVIKVIGVGGGGGNAVRHMLENRLEGVEFICANTDSKALIGFETGISLQLGSTITKGLGAGANPEVGRDSALEDQEKITQLLTGADMVFITAGMGGGTGTGAAPVIAKVARELGILTVAVVTKPFPFEGRRRAKVAEEGVKELRENVDSLITVPNERLLPVLGKNISLLKAFGEANNVLFNAVQGITDLIMRPGLINVDFADVRTVMSEMGMAMMGTGSASGDDRARVAAEAAIHNPLLEDINLRGARGVLVNITANEEVGLSEFTEVGSIIEEYASEDATVVIGCAIDPSVGDEMRVTVVATGLEGRSAAEMKSAVGESVVSQSVAAKVDLAESSEPLAIVAQQPVSKPSPEVKVETVEKSLDEKVETTGSASMSGGDKLSYLDIPAFLRRQAD from the coding sequence ATGAATGTCTTTGATTTAGCCGAAGATAATTTATCCGATAACGCTGTTATTAAAGTGATTGGCGTTGGTGGCGGTGGCGGTAACGCTGTACGTCATATGCTTGAAAATCGATTGGAGGGTGTTGAGTTTATTTGCGCTAACACTGACTCTAAAGCATTAATAGGGTTCGAGACGGGTATTTCTTTACAGCTCGGTTCCACTATTACGAAAGGGCTGGGTGCGGGAGCAAACCCTGAAGTAGGTCGAGACTCAGCTCTAGAAGACCAAGAAAAAATCACTCAGTTACTAACGGGTGCGGATATGGTCTTTATTACGGCTGGCATGGGCGGCGGCACCGGAACGGGCGCTGCACCTGTGATTGCCAAAGTGGCTCGTGAGTTAGGTATCTTGACGGTAGCGGTAGTGACTAAGCCTTTCCCATTTGAGGGACGACGTCGTGCTAAAGTGGCGGAAGAAGGTGTTAAAGAACTGCGTGAAAATGTCGATTCCTTAATTACGGTACCTAATGAGCGCCTTTTGCCGGTATTGGGCAAAAATATTTCACTGCTGAAGGCGTTTGGTGAAGCAAACAATGTTTTGTTTAACGCGGTTCAGGGTATTACCGATTTGATTATGCGTCCTGGTTTAATCAACGTCGACTTTGCAGATGTAAGAACCGTTATGTCTGAAATGGGTATGGCGATGATGGGAACGGGTTCTGCATCTGGTGATGATAGAGCGAGAGTGGCTGCAGAAGCGGCGATACATAATCCATTATTAGAAGATATTAACCTTAGAGGCGCACGAGGCGTGCTGGTAAACATCACGGCAAACGAAGAAGTGGGTTTGTCCGAATTTACTGAGGTTGGTAGCATTATTGAAGAATACGCATCGGAAGATGCTACTGTCGTGATTGGTTGTGCAATTGATCCCAGTGTTGGTGATGAAATGCGAGTCACGGTGGTTGCGACTGGTTTAGAGGGTCGATCTGCAGCGGAAATGAAGTCTGCTGTTGGTGAGTCTGTTGTTTCTCAATCAGTTGCGGCAAAGGTTGATTTGGCTGAAAGTAGTGAGCCCTTGGCAATAGTCGCCCAACAGCCTGTATCAAAGCCTTCTCCAGAAGTGAAGGTGGAAACGGTAGAAAAAAGCTTGGATGAAAAAGTTGAGACCACTGGGTCGGCTTCAATGTCAGGCGGAGATAAGCTATCGTATTTGGACATTCCTGCATTTTTACGTCGACAAGCGGATTAG
- the lpxC gene encoding UDP-3-O-acyl-N-acetylglucosamine deacetylase, translating to MVRQHTLKNIIRATGVGLHSGEKVYLTLKPAPVNTGIVFVRTDLDPVVEIHGDARAVGSTNFATALCQGDVKVSTVEHLLSAMAGLGVDNAYVEVSASEIPLMDGSASPFVFLLQSAGLEAQNAPKKFIRVKKPIRVDEDDKFASLEPHSGFRLSFTIDFQHPAIGEDVQSTSFDFSTTTFVKEISRARTFGFMKDLEYFKNNNLARGANMENAIVLDDYRVLNDEGLRYRDELVRHKVLDAIGDLYLLGHSLIGEYKAYKSGHALNNKLLLALLEHQDAWEYVVFEDEAQTNPISYVEPVFAGA from the coding sequence ATGGTACGCCAACACACACTAAAAAACATTATTCGAGCGACGGGAGTGGGTTTGCACTCCGGCGAGAAGGTGTATTTAACACTTAAGCCAGCGCCTGTGAATACAGGTATTGTATTTGTTCGTACAGACTTGGATCCAGTTGTAGAGATTCATGGTGATGCGCGAGCGGTTGGCTCAACAAATTTTGCAACGGCTTTATGTCAAGGTGATGTGAAGGTCAGTACCGTAGAGCATTTGTTGTCCGCAATGGCGGGTTTGGGTGTTGATAACGCTTATGTAGAAGTGAGTGCTAGTGAAATTCCGCTTATGGATGGAAGTGCTAGTCCTTTTGTTTTTCTTCTGCAGTCTGCCGGTTTAGAAGCCCAAAACGCGCCTAAAAAATTCATTCGAGTGAAAAAACCGATTCGAGTAGATGAAGATGACAAGTTCGCTTCTCTTGAGCCTCACTCCGGTTTTCGTTTGTCCTTTACCATCGACTTTCAGCATCCCGCTATCGGCGAAGATGTTCAAAGTACATCATTTGATTTCTCAACGACGACCTTTGTTAAAGAGATTAGTCGTGCAAGAACATTTGGTTTTATGAAGGATCTTGAATACTTTAAAAACAATAACCTTGCTCGTGGTGCGAACATGGAAAATGCCATCGTTCTCGATGACTACCGTGTTCTAAACGATGAAGGTTTACGCTACCGTGATGAGTTAGTTCGTCATAAAGTGCTGGATGCCATTGGAGATTTATATCTTCTTGGTCATAGTCTGATTGGTGAGTATAAAGCTTATAAATCTGGGCATGCACTTAATAACAAATTGCTGTTGGCGCTGCTTGAGCATCAGGATGCTTGGGAATATGTTGTTTTCGAAGATGAAGCGCAAACGAATCCAATTTCTTACGTTGAGCCTGTTTTTGCGGGTGCTTAG
- the secA gene encoding preprotein translocase subunit SecA, translating into MLGTVIKKIVGTKNDREVKRYKKIVTQINQLEESFHKLSDDELSGKTCEFRERLDKGESLDAILPEAFAVVREGSRRVMGMRHFDVQLIGGMVLNEGRIAEMRTGEGKTLVATLAVYLNALSSKGVHVVTVNDYLAKRDANWMRPLYEFLDMSVGVVFSGQDRDEKKAAYLCDITYGTNNEFGFDYLRDNMVFRLEDRVQRDLNFSVVDEVDSILIDEARTPLIISGAVEDSSEQYRKINLLAPLLTKQEESEEGEPSGHYIFDESQRSIELTEEGHSFVENWLVEQGMLGEGESLYAAANLSLLHHVHACLKAHVIFKKNVDYVIQDDQIVIVDEHTGRTMVGRRWSEGIHQAVEAKEGVTIQAESQTLASTTFQNYFRLYEKLSGMTGTADTEAFEFQQIYGLSVIVIPTNRQVQRKDFNDLIYMSTEDKFEAIVLDIEEIVNQGRPVLVGTASIEYSELLSEYLLKKGIKHNVLNAKQHEREAEIVADAGRPGAVTIATNMAGRGTDIVLGGNLQVELAQLGENASQESIDALKSDWTTRNESVLAAGGLHIIGTERHESRRIDNQLRGRAGRQGDVGSSRFYLSLEDNLMRIFMSDRIKKMMLALGMEKGEAIEHKMVSNAIEKAQRKVEGRNFDIRKQLLEYDDVANDQRQVIYQQRFDMMISDDLSDAIVAMRGDVVKDLIDEFIPPQSIYDMWDLAGLEEKIRNEFGLSLPIVQWVEDDKKLYEEPLRQKILDSFLEDYKAKEEVAGAQPFRSFEKQVLLQVLDTLWKEHLQTMDMLRQGIHLRGYAQKNPKQEYKREAFELFQGLLEQIKFEVIQIITRVKVQSAEEAEKIEAARKKQEEKTTMNMIHDSLDALSDTSAEADSSQEFPKVGRNEPCPCGSGKKYKQCHGRLI; encoded by the coding sequence ATGTTAGGAACTGTAATTAAAAAAATTGTCGGCACAAAGAATGACCGAGAAGTTAAGCGATATAAAAAAATCGTTACACAGATAAATCAACTTGAAGAATCCTTCCACAAATTATCGGATGATGAGTTGTCTGGGAAGACTTGTGAATTTCGCGAACGTCTTGATAAAGGCGAATCCCTTGACGCTATTTTACCGGAAGCTTTTGCGGTAGTTCGTGAAGGCAGTCGTCGCGTGATGGGTATGCGCCATTTTGATGTTCAGCTCATTGGTGGCATGGTACTAAACGAAGGTAGAATCGCAGAAATGCGTACTGGTGAAGGTAAAACGCTAGTCGCAACGCTGGCTGTATACCTCAATGCACTGTCTTCAAAAGGGGTGCACGTTGTTACGGTGAATGATTATCTCGCCAAACGTGATGCCAACTGGATGCGTCCTCTGTATGAATTTTTAGACATGAGTGTCGGGGTGGTTTTTTCTGGTCAGGATCGTGATGAGAAGAAAGCCGCTTATTTATGCGATATTACGTATGGTACCAATAACGAGTTTGGTTTCGATTACCTTCGCGACAACATGGTTTTTCGCTTAGAAGATCGAGTGCAGCGCGATTTGAATTTCTCCGTTGTAGATGAAGTTGACTCTATTTTAATTGATGAGGCCAGAACACCACTGATTATTTCTGGTGCGGTTGAAGACAGTTCAGAGCAATACCGGAAAATCAACTTATTAGCCCCTTTGTTGACGAAACAAGAGGAGAGCGAAGAGGGTGAGCCATCTGGACATTATATTTTTGATGAGTCGCAACGTAGTATTGAGTTGACGGAAGAAGGTCATTCTTTTGTTGAAAATTGGTTGGTAGAGCAAGGTATGCTAGGCGAAGGTGAAAGCCTTTATGCAGCGGCCAATCTTTCGTTACTGCACCATGTTCATGCCTGTTTAAAAGCGCACGTTATTTTCAAAAAGAACGTCGATTACGTTATTCAAGATGACCAGATCGTTATTGTTGACGAGCATACAGGTCGTACCATGGTTGGGCGTCGTTGGTCTGAAGGCATTCATCAAGCGGTTGAAGCGAAGGAGGGGGTAACGATTCAAGCAGAAAGTCAAACGCTTGCCTCTACAACTTTCCAGAATTATTTTCGTTTGTATGAAAAGCTATCAGGTATGACAGGTACGGCTGATACAGAGGCATTTGAGTTTCAGCAAATTTACGGTCTCTCCGTTATTGTTATTCCTACAAACCGTCAGGTTCAGCGTAAAGACTTCAATGATTTGATTTATATGTCTACTGAAGACAAATTTGAAGCCATTGTGTTGGATATTGAAGAGATCGTTAATCAAGGTCGTCCTGTGTTGGTTGGTACGGCGTCAATTGAGTACTCTGAGCTGCTTTCTGAATATCTGCTTAAAAAGGGTATAAAACACAATGTGTTGAATGCCAAGCAGCATGAGCGCGAAGCTGAAATTGTTGCTGATGCTGGTCGCCCTGGCGCGGTAACGATTGCGACTAATATGGCGGGTCGCGGTACTGATATTGTATTGGGTGGTAACTTGCAGGTTGAGTTGGCTCAGTTAGGTGAGAATGCCAGTCAAGAGAGTATTGACGCATTGAAATCAGACTGGACGACGCGTAACGAATCGGTTTTGGCGGCCGGTGGTTTGCATATTATAGGCACCGAGCGACATGAGTCTCGTCGTATCGATAACCAGTTGCGCGGCCGTGCCGGTCGTCAAGGGGACGTAGGTTCTTCACGCTTCTATTTATCGCTAGAAGATAATCTCATGCGCATTTTTATGTCTGATCGCATCAAAAAAATGATGTTGGCACTTGGCATGGAAAAAGGTGAGGCTATCGAGCACAAAATGGTGTCAAATGCGATTGAAAAAGCTCAACGTAAAGTTGAGGGGCGTAACTTTGATATTCGTAAGCAGTTACTGGAATACGATGATGTCGCAAACGATCAGCGACAAGTTATTTATCAACAGCGCTTTGATATGATGATTTCGGACGATTTGTCTGACGCAATTGTGGCAATGCGAGGAGATGTTGTCAAAGACCTGATCGATGAGTTTATTCCACCTCAAAGTATTTATGATATGTGGGATCTTGCCGGTCTTGAAGAAAAAATTCGTAACGAATTTGGTTTGAGTCTTCCTATTGTTCAGTGGGTGGAAGACGATAAAAAGCTTTATGAAGAGCCGCTGCGTCAGAAAATACTAGACAGCTTCTTGGAAGATTATAAAGCGAAAGAAGAAGTGGCTGGTGCGCAGCCTTTCCGGTCGTTTGAAAAGCAGGTTCTTTTGCAGGTGCTGGATACGCTATGGAAGGAACACCTTCAAACCATGGATATGCTTAGACAAGGGATTCACTTGCGTGGCTATGCACAGAAAAACCCTAAACAGGAATACAAGCGTGAAGCGTTTGAATTGTTTCAAGGCTTGTTGGAACAAATCAAATTTGAAGTTATTCAAATCATTACACGTGTAAAAGTGCAGTCTGCTGAAGAGGCTGAAAAGATAGAAGCTGCTCGTAAAAAGCAGGAAGAGAAAACGACAATGAATATGATTCATGACTCTTTGGATGCTTTATCTGACACTTCTGCAGAGGCTGACAGCTCTCAAGAGTTCCCTAAAGTGGGTCGAAATGAGCCTTGTCCATGTGGTTCAGGTAAAAAATACAAACAATGTCACGGTCGCCTTATTTAA
- the argJ gene encoding bifunctional glutamate N-acetyltransferase/amino-acid acetyltransferase ArgJ — MAVGLDDFPLIPEIKGIRIGVAEAGIKRPNKKDVVIFELCEGASVAGVFTQNAFCAAPVRICQRHLGLEGSRYLLINTGNANAGTGKSGLATALKTCDALAAQVGVNVESILPFSTGVIGEPLPADKIIAAIPAALANLSPDNWHSAGVGIMTTDTLPKGSVRTFDFDGRTYTIAGISKGAGMIRPNMATMLGYIGSDIAMDVNLLQIILKSVVNKSFNRITVDSDTSTNDSCIAVVTGMAGNTKVTSIEEPLAQAFIAAFTEVMQELAHAIVRDGEGATKFVTVEVAGAAKQSDATKTAFEIAHSPLVKTALFASDPNWGRILAVVGRAGVENLDVDCVQLHINGFEIARDGGRSPDYREEHGKQAMAPEEIHIIVDLGMGDASDVVWTTDFSHEYVTINAEYRT, encoded by the coding sequence ATGGCAGTAGGGTTAGATGATTTTCCTCTTATCCCCGAAATAAAGGGGATTCGAATTGGTGTTGCTGAGGCGGGTATAAAAAGACCTAACAAAAAAGATGTGGTGATTTTTGAGTTGTGTGAGGGCGCTTCTGTTGCCGGGGTTTTTACTCAAAATGCTTTTTGTGCTGCCCCTGTTCGAATTTGTCAGCGACATTTAGGGTTAGAAGGCAGTCGTTATCTGCTGATTAATACGGGTAATGCAAATGCTGGTACAGGAAAATCGGGTTTGGCTACAGCACTAAAAACGTGTGACGCCTTGGCGGCTCAGGTTGGTGTGAATGTTGAATCTATCTTGCCCTTTTCAACGGGTGTCATTGGTGAACCTCTGCCTGCTGATAAAATTATCGCGGCGATTCCTGCGGCGCTTGCTAATTTGTCGCCTGATAATTGGCATTCTGCTGGTGTAGGGATTATGACAACCGACACTCTGCCAAAAGGCTCTGTTCGGACGTTTGACTTTGATGGTCGTACTTATACGATCGCAGGGATTTCGAAGGGTGCTGGTATGATTCGCCCGAATATGGCAACCATGCTGGGCTATATCGGCAGCGACATTGCGATGGATGTGAACCTTCTTCAAATTATATTGAAGAGTGTGGTGAATAAAAGTTTTAACCGCATTACAGTGGATAGCGATACTTCGACCAATGATTCTTGTATTGCTGTGGTAACGGGGATGGCTGGAAATACCAAGGTAACTTCTATCGAAGAGCCATTGGCTCAGGCTTTTATAGCGGCGTTTACCGAGGTTATGCAAGAGTTGGCGCATGCGATTGTCCGTGACGGAGAAGGCGCGACTAAGTTTGTGACCGTCGAAGTGGCGGGCGCAGCGAAGCAAAGTGATGCCACTAAAACGGCGTTTGAAATTGCGCATTCTCCCTTGGTTAAGACGGCTTTGTTTGCTTCTGACCCAAATTGGGGGCGTATTTTGGCTGTTGTTGGTCGTGCGGGTGTAGAGAATTTAGACGTTGATTGTGTTCAGTTGCATATTAATGGCTTTGAAATTGCTCGTGACGGTGGTCGTTCTCCAGATTATCGTGAAGAGCATGGCAAGCAAGCAATGGCGCCGGAAGAGATTCACATTATCGTTGATTTGGGAATGGGTGACGCCTCTGATGTTGTTTGGACAACAGACTTTTCTCATGAATATGTGACTATTAACGCTGAGTATCGTACCTAA
- the mutT gene encoding 8-oxo-dGTP diphosphatase MutT, protein MAAGIILRGDAVFIALRKSDQHQGGLWEFPGGKCEPLESVEVALARELKEECGIAITEYSLFKIIAHDYGDKQVELYFYRVVGFDGDPLGKEGQEVRWVTVEDLMSYDFPAANKVIVEALIAQA, encoded by the coding sequence GTGGCTGCGGGTATTATTTTACGTGGTGATGCGGTTTTTATTGCACTAAGAAAGTCGGATCAGCATCAAGGTGGTTTGTGGGAGTTTCCTGGTGGTAAGTGTGAGCCTCTCGAGTCTGTCGAGGTTGCTTTGGCCAGGGAATTAAAAGAAGAGTGCGGTATCGCCATAACCGAGTACTCTTTATTTAAAATAATTGCTCACGACTACGGCGATAAGCAGGTTGAGCTGTATTTTTATAGAGTCGTCGGATTTGATGGTGACCCCTTAGGAAAAGAGGGACAGGAAGTTCGCTGGGTTACTGTTGAGGATTTGATGTCGTATGATTTTCCAGCGGCTAACAAGGTAATTGTTGAAGCGCTAATTGCCCAAGCTTAA